A window from Bombus pascuorum chromosome 12, iyBomPasc1.1, whole genome shotgun sequence encodes these proteins:
- the LOC132912863 gene encoding uncharacterized protein LOC132912863 encodes MKRKTDQTRTDDVDNTTGPTISETGLTEAADRRQIKHENECMCAPSKEKDLRARIHFPLLGLSLVSHSADKHVNRYEKVSKVIEKNQDATISANSCTTIGYITRQRYDDTE; translated from the exons ATGAAAAGGAAAACCGATCAAACACGAACGGACGACGTCGACAACACGACTGGGCCAACCATATCGGAAACCGGCTTGACAGAGGCGGCTGACAGGAGACAAATCAAACACGAGAATGAGTGCATGTGCGCGCCTAGCAAGGAGAAAGATTTGCGCGCGCGTATCCACTTCCCGCTTCTTGGCCTGTCACTGGTTAGCCAT TCGGCCGATAAACACGTAAACAGGTATGAAAAAGTCTCGAAAGTCATCGAGAAGAATCAAGACGCAACGATTAGCGCGAATAGCTGCACTACTATCGGTTACATAACAAGGCAAAGATACGATGACACGGAATAA